A part of Paenibacillus donghaensis genomic DNA contains:
- a CDS encoding aldo/keto reductase: MLKPLPLHKHGISASRLALGCMGLGGDWDRSPITAAEIKQGHEAVDAALSIGINLFDHADIYTRGKAEKVFGQIFKDRPGLREEMILQSKCGIKLMEPGDSTNSFDFSGGHILSSVDGTLSRLGTEYIDILLLHRPDPLMDPEEVAAALQQLKKSGKVRHFGVSNMSAAQIKLLQAYCDEPFIVNQLHLSLNQLSWLDAGLSLNRPAFKDVTFPEGTIEFCRMENIQLQAWGPLAQGLFSGRALDDQPERVVNTAAMVADLAAEKGTTPEVIVLSWLMTHPAAIQPVIGTVNPQRIAACADADMFPLSRKEWYDLYVCSRGERLP; this comes from the coding sequence GTGTTGAAACCGCTACCACTTCACAAGCACGGCATCTCGGCCAGCCGGCTTGCCCTGGGCTGCATGGGTCTCGGCGGAGACTGGGACCGCAGCCCCATTACGGCCGCAGAGATTAAGCAGGGGCACGAGGCTGTAGACGCCGCCCTGTCCATTGGCATTAATCTGTTCGATCATGCCGACATTTACACACGGGGCAAGGCCGAGAAAGTCTTCGGGCAGATCTTCAAGGATCGGCCCGGGCTGCGCGAAGAGATGATCCTGCAATCCAAATGCGGCATCAAGCTGATGGAGCCGGGTGACAGCACCAATTCGTTCGATTTCTCCGGCGGCCATATCCTCAGCAGCGTGGATGGAACCCTATCGCGGCTGGGTACCGAGTATATCGATATCCTGCTGCTGCATCGGCCCGATCCGCTGATGGACCCGGAAGAAGTAGCCGCCGCCCTGCAGCAATTGAAGAAATCAGGCAAGGTGCGCCACTTCGGCGTCTCCAATATGAGCGCTGCCCAGATCAAGCTGCTGCAGGCCTACTGCGATGAGCCGTTTATTGTGAACCAGCTCCATCTCAGCCTCAACCAGCTCAGTTGGCTGGACGCCGGGCTCAGCCTGAACCGGCCTGCCTTCAAGGATGTCACCTTCCCTGAAGGGACTATTGAATTCTGCCGGATGGAGAATATCCAGCTGCAGGCCTGGGGCCCGCTCGCCCAAGGCCTCTTCAGCGGTCGTGCGCTGGACGATCAGCCGGAGCGGGTGGTCAACACGGCGGCTATGGTTGCCGACCTTGCCGCAGAGAAAGGCACCACGCCGGAGGTGATTGTACTGTCCTGGCTGATGACCCATCCCGCTGCTATTCAGCCCGTCATTGGCACCGTGAACCCACAGCGGATCGCTGCCTGCGCCGATGCCGATATGTTTCCGCTCAGCCGCAAAGAGTGGTATGACCTCTATGTGTGCTCGCGCGGGGAACGCCTGCCGTAA
- a CDS encoding TasA family protein — MNVKKTLGLGVVSAALGLTLIGGGTFAYFSDTAQTNAAFNNGTLSLTSDPSIFVNLNNLKPGDTINKTFWLKNDGSLDITKVLLKTVPTVNDLNGNNGSHNLKEDIIVTIMINDDKNSIPVLVKSLADLEKITPDLVKTGLWGEKSGIKANTSDKLYVSFFFKENLTPQNYYQGDELNLTWTFEASQGAGVYK; from the coding sequence ATGAATGTAAAGAAAACACTGGGTCTTGGTGTCGTTTCAGCAGCTTTGGGCCTGACCCTGATCGGCGGCGGCACCTTCGCTTATTTCAGCGATACCGCCCAGACCAACGCTGCTTTTAACAACGGAACATTGAGCCTGACCTCCGATCCATCCATCTTCGTGAACCTCAACAATCTGAAGCCCGGGGACACCATTAACAAAACGTTCTGGCTGAAGAACGACGGCTCTCTGGACATCACCAAGGTGCTGCTTAAGACTGTACCTACCGTAAACGATCTGAACGGCAATAACGGCAGCCACAATCTGAAGGAAGATATCATTGTTACGATTATGATCAATGATGACAAGAACAGTATCCCTGTCCTGGTCAAATCGCTTGCCGATCTGGAGAAAATAACACCTGATCTGGTCAAAACCGGCTTATGGGGCGAAAAATCAGGGATCAAGGCAAATACCAGCGACAAGCTGTACGTGAGCTTTTTCTTCAAAGAAAACCTGACCCCGCAGAATTATTATCAAGGCGACGAGTTGAACCTGACCTGGACCTTCGAGGCAAGCCAAGGAGCAGGCGTCTACAAATAA
- a CDS encoding DUF4179 domain-containing protein, which produces MNREPKKTGFSVLKKSVVAASVTAMLGAGVLGTGFVSPAMADALKKIPGFGVIYNGTSDQAVESARSQGILSDPKQSVTHNGITLKLATYLYDGTRLSFVLEREGVDLENMALPLILKDAPEAQLPKGYIEGADNLTLLADGQEIKYTSGGFGDVPYQQKTSFKGELTGGLSLPDQFELTIRAKVTQVSEPFEFKVPVQIDNKALVLKPNISKSDGLFSYTVQELYISPLTTRLVLDSKGAVPQTSEQTGEYSASRVYYEIVDDQGNELEQHTLGYFNSKPGTAYHLDELYAPFVGTPKSITIKPFTFTVKNNDWSVVGEKKDSKGNHLPGKDSLGTRTYLKDLEMTLPVNR; this is translated from the coding sequence ATGAACAGAGAACCAAAAAAAACTGGATTCAGCGTTTTGAAAAAAAGTGTGGTGGCCGCATCAGTAACGGCTATGTTAGGTGCCGGAGTATTGGGGACGGGTTTTGTATCGCCAGCCATGGCAGATGCCCTAAAGAAAATACCGGGTTTCGGAGTCATTTATAATGGAACGAGCGATCAGGCCGTGGAGTCTGCCCGTAGTCAGGGAATCCTATCCGATCCCAAACAAAGTGTAACGCATAACGGCATTACTTTGAAGCTGGCCACCTACTTGTATGATGGTACCCGTCTATCCTTCGTATTGGAACGCGAAGGGGTAGATCTGGAGAATATGGCTCTGCCTTTGATTCTTAAAGATGCCCCTGAAGCTCAGCTGCCCAAAGGGTACATCGAAGGTGCAGATAATCTTACCCTTCTTGCTGACGGTCAAGAGATCAAGTACACATCAGGAGGATTTGGAGACGTGCCTTATCAGCAGAAAACCTCATTTAAGGGGGAATTGACTGGGGGGCTGAGCTTGCCCGACCAATTCGAGCTGACAATCCGGGCAAAGGTTACACAGGTGTCAGAGCCTTTTGAATTCAAGGTCCCGGTGCAGATAGATAACAAGGCCCTTGTGCTGAAGCCCAATATCTCCAAATCGGACGGGCTGTTTAGCTATACGGTACAGGAGCTGTATATCTCACCATTGACCACCCGTCTGGTTCTGGACAGCAAGGGGGCCGTTCCACAAACCTCGGAGCAGACAGGCGAATACAGCGCCAGCAGAGTGTATTACGAAATTGTGGATGATCAGGGTAATGAGCTTGAACAACACACATTGGGCTACTTTAACAGCAAACCAGGTACAGCCTATCACTTGGATGAGTTATACGCTCCGTTTGTAGGCACGCCAAAATCTATTACGATCAAGCCGTTTACCTTTACAGTGAAGAATAATGACTGGAGTGTTGTGGGAGAAAAGAAAGACAGTAAAGGAAATCATCTGCCTGGAAAGGACAGCCTGGGTACACGGACGTATCTGAAAGACCTGGAAATGACCCTTCCGGTAAATAGATAA
- a CDS encoding helix-turn-helix domain-containing protein, giving the protein MGGRIHHLRLEKGLSLSELADKANVAKSYLSNVERNIQSNPSIQFIEKIADALQVSVHALLYGEVAEDGESPLDAEWFGLVQEAMASGISKREFKEFLDYQKWRLEHKDK; this is encoded by the coding sequence ATGGGAGGCCGCATCCACCATCTCCGTCTGGAGAAGGGGCTGTCGTTGTCCGAGCTTGCAGACAAGGCTAATGTAGCGAAATCGTATCTGAGCAATGTCGAAAGAAATATTCAATCCAATCCCTCCATTCAGTTCATTGAAAAGATCGCCGATGCGCTTCAGGTATCTGTACATGCTCTGCTATACGGCGAGGTGGCCGAAGACGGGGAGTCCCCGTTGGATGCCGAATGGTTCGGGCTGGTTCAGGAAGCGATGGCTTCAGGTATAAGCAAGCGGGAATTCAAGGAATTCCTCGACTATCAGAAATGGCGCCTGGAACACAAGGACAAGTAG
- the sipW gene encoding signal peptidase I SipW gives MRVKKIITNTLTTLMFMLFLVLVVAVVISKASGGEPSLFGYQIKTVLSGSMEPGIHTGSVVALKPGGDMTRFQKGDVITFMDEESRLITHRIVDVQMNSALNQATYTTKGDANDAADSAPVFSTNVVGQYTGITVPYVGYAMNFAVSKAGSILLMIVPGLLLLLYALYTSWKAVSVLERKNSVPAAAETVPDPLH, from the coding sequence ATGCGTGTCAAAAAAATAATTACCAATACCCTGACCACCCTGATGTTTATGCTGTTTCTGGTCCTGGTGGTTGCCGTGGTCATCTCCAAAGCCTCCGGCGGTGAGCCTTCGCTCTTCGGCTATCAGATCAAAACCGTACTATCCGGCTCCATGGAGCCTGGCATCCATACCGGTTCTGTAGTTGCGCTGAAGCCCGGCGGTGACATGACCCGCTTCCAGAAAGGCGATGTGATCACCTTCATGGATGAGGAGAGCCGGCTGATCACCCACCGTATTGTTGATGTGCAGATGAATTCCGCGCTGAATCAAGCTACCTATACCACCAAAGGCGATGCCAATGATGCCGCCGATTCTGCTCCTGTTTTCTCGACTAATGTCGTAGGCCAATATACCGGAATTACTGTGCCTTATGTCGGTTATGCCATGAATTTCGCCGTCTCCAAAGCAGGCAGTATTCTGCTGATGATTGTTCCGGGGCTGCTGCTGTTGCTCTACGCGCTTTACACCTCCTGGAAGGCCGTATCCGTGCTGGAGCGCAAAAACAGTGTGCCTGCCGCCGCAGAAACCGTGCCCGATCCGCTTCATTAA
- a CDS encoding aldo/keto reductase, whose amino-acid sequence MKYTKLGRTGLNVSKLCLGTMNFGQSTDQKEAFRIMDAALDAGINFFDTANGYGGEKRGFTEEIIGHWFAQGGNRRQRVVLATKVYGDMQDANDGPNSENGLSAYKIRRHLEGSLKRLQTEHIELYQMHHVDLSVSWDELWEVFQSIIQKGSADYIGSSNFAGWHLAVAQAEAKKRGMLGLVSEQHKYSLLCREPELEVLPSAKHHGIGVVAWSPLAGGLLGENALKPQPGSRSAQESGAIEAKRGQLEAFAGLCSDLGESQSNVALAWLLANPAMTAPIIGPRTAEQLENSLRAVEITLAEDTLQELDRIFPGPGKPAPEAYAW is encoded by the coding sequence ATGAAGTATACCAAGCTAGGACGTACGGGACTGAATGTAAGCAAGCTCTGTTTGGGCACAATGAATTTCGGTCAAAGTACGGACCAGAAGGAAGCTTTTCGCATTATGGACGCCGCGCTGGACGCGGGCATTAATTTCTTCGATACCGCAAACGGCTATGGCGGAGAGAAACGCGGCTTCACTGAGGAGATCATCGGACACTGGTTCGCCCAAGGCGGCAACCGTCGGCAGCGTGTTGTGCTGGCCACGAAGGTATACGGGGATATGCAGGATGCGAATGACGGACCTAACTCGGAGAACGGACTGTCCGCCTATAAAATCCGCCGCCATCTGGAGGGTTCGCTGAAGCGACTGCAGACGGAGCATATTGAACTGTACCAGATGCATCATGTCGATCTGAGCGTCAGCTGGGATGAGCTGTGGGAAGTTTTTCAGTCCATCATCCAAAAAGGCTCTGCCGACTACATCGGCTCCAGCAACTTTGCCGGCTGGCATCTGGCTGTAGCACAGGCCGAAGCCAAAAAGCGCGGCATGCTGGGACTCGTCTCCGAGCAGCATAAATATAGCCTGCTGTGCAGAGAACCGGAACTGGAGGTCCTGCCGTCCGCCAAACATCACGGAATCGGCGTGGTAGCCTGGAGTCCCTTGGCTGGAGGTCTGCTTGGCGAGAATGCGCTTAAGCCGCAACCTGGCTCCAGATCTGCACAGGAGAGCGGCGCCATCGAGGCTAAACGCGGTCAACTGGAGGCTTTTGCCGGACTCTGCTCTGACCTGGGCGAGAGCCAATCCAATGTTGCTCTGGCCTGGCTGCTGGCGAATCCGGCGATGACCGCGCCAATTATCGGCCCAAGAACGGCAGAACAGCTGGAGAATTCACTCCGGGCCGTCGAGATTACTTTAGCAGAGGATACGCTGCAGGAACTCGACCGGATCTTCCCCGGACCCGGCAAACCTGCACCCGAAGCCTACGCCTGGTAA
- a CDS encoding anti-repressor SinI family protein, with translation MDKSNQGKDGVLKTMDLDAEWIHLMLVAKKAGIQAEEIRRFFAEKACRVIV, from the coding sequence TTGGATAAGTCCAACCAGGGGAAAGATGGAGTTCTGAAGACGATGGATCTGGATGCGGAATGGATTCACCTCATGCTGGTAGCCAAGAAGGCTGGCATACAAGCAGAGGAGATCCGCCGCTTTTTTGCAGAGAAAGCTTGCCGTGTCATTGTGTAG
- a CDS encoding RNA polymerase sigma factor, which produces MQPTIPGEAEYKLNAIETVVKQVQEGDKQAYESIITSFERQMYAYCFYILKNHAETEDAVQEIFIRAYMNLHQYSRQVSFSAWLYKMAYHHLMNLKKKQGRWLKLVEHYKEQQSMQPLSHNESVIYELMAYQTTEERHILLLKAVEQYTFEEIGGIMCLNPATIRKKYERLRQKLMEHVSQERKRVHGTIAGTKGVR; this is translated from the coding sequence TTGCAACCAACCATCCCCGGGGAAGCGGAATATAAGCTGAATGCGATTGAAACTGTTGTAAAGCAGGTCCAAGAAGGGGACAAGCAGGCATACGAGTCAATCATCACCAGTTTTGAACGACAGATGTATGCCTACTGCTTTTATATTCTTAAGAATCACGCGGAAACGGAGGATGCCGTACAGGAAATCTTCATCCGCGCCTATATGAATCTGCATCAATACAGCAGACAAGTTTCCTTCTCCGCCTGGCTCTACAAGATGGCTTACCATCATCTGATGAACCTGAAGAAGAAGCAGGGACGCTGGCTCAAACTGGTGGAGCACTACAAAGAGCAGCAGTCTATGCAGCCACTCTCCCACAACGAATCAGTAATCTATGAGCTGATGGCTTACCAGACAACAGAAGAGCGCCATATCCTGCTCCTTAAGGCGGTTGAGCAGTACACCTTCGAGGAAATTGGTGGAATTATGTGCCTTAATCCTGCCACAATCCGCAAAAAATACGAACGCTTGCGTCAAAAACTGATGGAGCACGTAAGCCAAGAAAGGAAGAGAGTGCATGGGACCATTGCCGGAACAAAGGGAGTTCGCTGA
- the odhB gene encoding 2-oxoglutarate dehydrogenase complex dihydrolipoyllysine-residue succinyltransferase, with protein sequence MSEIKVPDLGESISEGTIYKWLVKEGDTVGQGDVLAELETDKVNLEISAEEDGVISSILRQAGENVAVGEAIGIIEAAGSGGNTAGSAPAAGASAAAGGAPAASAASVDGAAAAAPQAAPAEPAAADSAAALASPGARKLARERGIDLGEVSPRDTLGRIIQADVSGHGAAAPQAAAPVPPAAPAKPEGAKPAAAGAKLPGDGKNVERKRMSRRRLTIASRLVEAQQTAAMLTTFNEVDMTAILDIRKRRKDAFKEKHEVGLGFMSFFTKAVIGALKAFPMLNAEIDGEDLVLKKFYDIGIAVAAKEGLVVPVVRDADRLSFAQIERQIGELASKARANTLGLPDLQGGTFTITNGGVFGSLLSTPILNTPQVGILGMHKIQLRPIALDEERSANRPMMYIALSYDHRIVDGSEAVSFLVRVKELLEDPESLLLEG encoded by the coding sequence GTGTCCGAAATTAAAGTACCCGATCTGGGCGAATCCATTTCCGAAGGAACAATCTACAAATGGCTGGTCAAGGAAGGCGATACCGTCGGCCAGGGTGATGTGCTTGCCGAGCTGGAGACCGACAAGGTCAACCTGGAGATCAGCGCCGAGGAGGATGGCGTCATCTCCTCCATCCTGCGCCAGGCCGGCGAGAATGTAGCCGTTGGCGAAGCCATCGGCATCATCGAGGCAGCCGGCAGCGGCGGGAACACGGCGGGCAGCGCGCCTGCCGCAGGGGCCAGTGCAGCGGCGGGCGGTGCGCCTGCCGCAAGTGCGGCTAGCGTCGACGGTGCAGCCGCCGCAGCGCCGCAGGCCGCGCCTGCAGAGCCGGCGGCGGCTGACAGCGCAGCGGCCCTGGCTTCGCCGGGGGCGCGCAAGCTGGCCCGTGAGCGCGGCATTGACCTCGGCGAGGTCAGCCCGCGCGACACCCTCGGCCGGATCATCCAGGCCGATGTTTCGGGCCATGGGGCAGCCGCGCCGCAGGCTGCTGCCCCCGTCCCTCCGGCGGCGCCAGCCAAGCCGGAGGGTGCGAAGCCAGCGGCGGCGGGCGCGAAGCTGCCGGGCGATGGCAAGAACGTCGAGCGCAAGCGCATGTCGCGCAGACGGCTGACCATTGCCAGCCGCCTCGTCGAAGCGCAGCAGACGGCGGCGATGCTGACCACCTTCAACGAGGTGGACATGACAGCCATCCTTGACATCCGCAAACGCCGCAAGGATGCCTTCAAAGAGAAGCATGAGGTAGGACTTGGCTTCATGTCCTTCTTCACCAAAGCCGTAATCGGCGCGCTGAAGGCCTTCCCGATGCTCAACGCCGAGATTGACGGCGAGGATCTGGTGCTGAAGAAATTCTACGACATCGGTATTGCCGTCGCTGCCAAGGAAGGGCTTGTTGTTCCGGTGGTCCGCGATGCCGACCGGCTGAGCTTCGCCCAGATCGAACGCCAGATTGGCGAGCTGGCCTCCAAGGCACGGGCGAATACATTGGGTCTGCCTGATCTTCAGGGCGGCACATTTACGATCACCAACGGCGGGGTGTTTGGCTCACTGTTGTCCACCCCTATCCTGAACACACCTCAGGTCGGTATTCTGGGCATGCACAAAATCCAGCTGCGTCCCATCGCTCTGGATGAAGAACGCAGTGCCAACCGCCCGATGATGTATATCGCGCTCTCCTATGATCACCGGATCGTAGATGGCTCAGAAGCAGTAAGCTTCCTTGTCCGGGTTAAGGAACTGCTGGAGGACCCGGAATCTCTGCTGCTGGAAGGTTAG
- a CDS encoding 2-oxoglutarate dehydrogenase E1 component, which translates to MAANEPYNESVWTKYYGPNLGYIQEKYDQFLNDPASVEANYRELFILSGPPPLTAGADQPPQPVPTGDTAWLKKAVKASKLITNIRIYGHMAANIDPLERDHNPMAKWLDHETYELTREDLMALPASLLWENAPKNVRNGWDAVHRMRQVYTQTIAYEFGHVHGEEELRWLNSQAESASSPAPLNNNERKELLKRLIEVEQFETFLHKTFVGQKRFSLEGNDALVPMLDEIVRAAAHDGAEHILMGMAHRGRLNVLAHILGKPYDIIFSEFHHSPNKELFPSEGSMGINYGWSGDVKYHLGADRAVREGETVRTRLTLANNPSHLEFVNPVVEGFTRAAQEDRKSPGLPKLDTSKAMAVLMHGDAAFPGEGIVAETLNIGKLHGYQNGGTIHIIVNNRIGFTTESEDSRSTHYASDLAKGYEIPIVHVNADDPEACISAVRLASAYRNLFKKDFVIDLIGYRRHGHNEMDDPETTQPVVYGKVRNHPTVYNVYAERLKQEKVVTEGEVKLMNAEAEKVLQQAYDRMKEGKHKNAEAKTAVAIQTQRPAEAPTAVPLPQLQQINRELLTVPTGFKVYPKLERILQRRKDALNEGEKVDWALAETLAFATILKDGTPIRLSGQDSQRGTFAHRHLVLHDSENGELFSPLHQLSESHASFGVYNSPLSEASVLGYEYGYNVFAPETLVIWEAQYGDFANAAQVIFDQFIAAGRAKWTQRSNLVVMLPHGYEGQGPEHSSGRLERYLQLSAEENWTVANLTSASQYFHLLRRQAALCGKENARPLVIMTPKSLIRNPRSTSPGTEFGTGQFHPVLPEALLGQKPAEVTRLVVCSGKLAVDLQTELEAARGQDFSWLHILRLEQLYPFPERELNAFLSTFSALEEIVWVQEEPKNMGAWSYTEPRLRAIAPPKAPVQYIGRPERSSPASGYADVHAYEQRRIVREALKLNSQVQAPVPST; encoded by the coding sequence ATGGCAGCTAATGAGCCCTATAACGAATCCGTTTGGACCAAGTATTATGGACCCAACCTGGGCTATATTCAGGAGAAATACGACCAGTTTCTTAACGACCCCGCCTCGGTAGAGGCCAATTACCGCGAACTGTTTATTCTATCAGGGCCACCGCCGCTTACGGCCGGTGCCGACCAGCCTCCTCAGCCTGTACCTACGGGCGATACAGCATGGCTGAAGAAGGCAGTCAAAGCCTCCAAGCTAATCACCAATATTCGAATATATGGCCATATGGCCGCTAATATCGACCCGCTGGAGCGGGATCACAATCCGATGGCCAAGTGGCTCGATCATGAGACCTACGAGCTGACCCGTGAGGACCTGATGGCCCTGCCTGCATCGCTGCTCTGGGAGAATGCACCCAAGAATGTGCGCAACGGCTGGGATGCCGTGCACCGCATGCGGCAGGTCTATACGCAGACGATTGCCTACGAGTTCGGGCATGTTCACGGGGAAGAGGAGCTGCGCTGGCTGAACAGCCAAGCCGAATCGGCCAGTTCCCCTGCTCCGCTGAACAACAATGAGCGCAAAGAGCTGCTGAAGCGCCTGATCGAGGTAGAACAATTCGAAACGTTCCTGCACAAGACCTTCGTGGGCCAGAAGCGATTCAGTCTGGAAGGCAACGACGCGCTTGTGCCGATGCTTGACGAAATCGTACGCGCCGCCGCCCATGACGGTGCAGAGCATATCCTGATGGGCATGGCCCACCGGGGACGTCTTAATGTGCTGGCCCATATTTTGGGCAAGCCTTATGATATTATTTTCTCGGAATTCCATCACTCTCCGAATAAGGAGCTGTTCCCTTCCGAAGGGTCGATGGGCATTAACTACGGCTGGTCCGGCGATGTGAAATACCATCTGGGTGCCGACCGTGCCGTACGTGAAGGCGAGACTGTCCGCACCCGGCTGACGCTTGCCAACAACCCAAGCCATCTGGAGTTCGTCAACCCTGTGGTCGAAGGCTTCACCCGTGCTGCCCAGGAGGACCGCAAGTCACCCGGATTGCCGAAGCTCGACACCAGCAAGGCTATGGCTGTGCTGATGCATGGGGATGCTGCTTTTCCAGGAGAAGGCATCGTAGCCGAGACGCTGAACATCGGCAAGCTGCATGGGTATCAGAATGGTGGAACGATCCATATCATCGTCAACAACCGCATAGGCTTTACTACAGAGAGCGAAGATTCCCGATCAACCCATTATGCAAGTGATCTGGCCAAAGGCTACGAAATTCCGATTGTCCATGTCAACGCTGACGACCCGGAGGCCTGCATCTCCGCCGTGCGGCTCGCCAGCGCTTACCGCAATCTGTTCAAGAAGGATTTCGTGATCGACCTGATCGGCTACCGCCGTCACGGCCACAATGAAATGGATGATCCGGAAACTACGCAGCCTGTCGTGTATGGCAAGGTGCGCAACCATCCTACCGTCTACAATGTGTACGCCGAGCGCCTGAAGCAGGAGAAGGTGGTTACAGAGGGCGAAGTGAAGCTTATGAATGCCGAAGCGGAGAAAGTCTTGCAGCAGGCTTATGATAGGATGAAGGAAGGCAAGCACAAGAATGCGGAAGCCAAAACAGCGGTAGCCATCCAGACGCAGCGTCCTGCTGAAGCTCCCACTGCTGTGCCGCTTCCCCAGCTGCAGCAGATCAACCGCGAGCTGCTGACCGTTCCAACCGGCTTCAAGGTCTATCCGAAGCTGGAGCGGATTCTGCAGCGGCGCAAGGATGCGCTGAATGAAGGCGAGAAGGTCGATTGGGCGCTGGCCGAGACGCTGGCCTTCGCCACCATTCTGAAGGATGGCACCCCCATCCGCCTCAGCGGCCAGGATTCACAGCGCGGCACCTTCGCCCACCGCCATCTGGTGCTGCATGACAGCGAGAACGGCGAGCTGTTCTCACCACTGCACCAGCTGAGTGAATCCCATGCTTCCTTCGGCGTGTACAACAGTCCGCTGTCCGAGGCTTCAGTGCTGGGCTACGAATACGGCTATAATGTATTTGCGCCGGAGACGCTGGTCATCTGGGAGGCGCAGTATGGCGACTTCGCCAATGCCGCACAGGTTATTTTTGACCAGTTCATTGCGGCTGGACGCGCCAAATGGACCCAGCGCAGCAATCTGGTAGTGATGCTGCCTCACGGCTATGAAGGCCAGGGGCCAGAGCATTCCAGCGGCAGGCTGGAGCGTTATCTGCAGTTGTCCGCCGAGGAGAACTGGACCGTAGCGAACCTGACCAGCGCCTCGCAGTATTTCCATCTGCTGCGCCGCCAGGCAGCCCTGTGCGGCAAGGAGAATGCCCGCCCGCTGGTCATCATGACGCCGAAGAGCCTGATCCGCAACCCGCGCAGCACTTCGCCGGGAACAGAGTTCGGCACCGGGCAGTTCCATCCGGTACTCCCTGAGGCTCTGCTGGGCCAGAAGCCAGCCGAGGTTACACGGCTGGTGGTCTGCAGCGGCAAGCTTGCCGTCGATCTGCAGACCGAGCTGGAGGCCGCGCGCGGCCAGGACTTCTCCTGGCTGCATATCCTCCGCCTGGAGCAGCTCTATCCGTTCCCGGAGCGAGAGCTTAATGCCTTCCTGAGCACATTCAGCGCACTGGAGGAAATTGTCTGGGTACAGGAAGAACCGAAGAATATGGGCGCCTGGAGCTACACGGAGCCAAGGCTGCGGGCTATAGCGCCGCCGAAGGCTCCTGTCCAGTACATCGGCCGACCGGAGCGTTCCAGCCCGGCCAGCGGTTACGCAGACGTCCATGCTTATGAGCAGCGGAGAATTGTCAGAGAAGCCCTGAAATTGAACTCGCAAGTACAAGCGCCTGTGCCGTCCACCTGA
- a CDS encoding TasA family protein, which produces MGIKKTLGLGIASAALGLSLIGGGTFAYFSDTAQTTATFAAGTLDLNTDPTQFIPLNNLKPGDIAVRSFKLKNDGSLDIKGLSLKSEYTVTNREGAPANADDLGKHFKIHILKSSYTSGAITNQIETTLTFAELKALNTLNLTTLPEFSNGIAAGSSKDFKVAFEFADNNADQNEFQGDGISLSWTFNALQGLGEIRTN; this is translated from the coding sequence ATGGGTATCAAAAAAACACTGGGTCTTGGCATAGCATCAGCAGCTCTGGGATTGTCTTTAATCGGGGGAGGCACCTTCGCCTACTTCAGTGATACTGCACAAACAACCGCAACCTTCGCGGCCGGAACCCTCGACCTGAACACTGATCCTACCCAGTTTATTCCACTCAACAATCTGAAGCCCGGCGATATCGCCGTCCGCAGCTTCAAGCTTAAGAATGACGGCTCCCTGGATATCAAAGGGCTAAGCCTGAAATCGGAATATACGGTAACGAACCGCGAAGGTGCACCGGCCAATGCGGACGATCTAGGCAAACATTTCAAGATCCATATTCTCAAGAGCAGCTATACGAGCGGAGCAATTACTAACCAGATTGAGACTACCCTTACTTTCGCTGAACTGAAGGCCTTGAATACCTTGAATCTCACTACGCTGCCTGAATTCAGCAACGGCATTGCAGCCGGGTCCTCCAAGGATTTCAAAGTAGCCTTTGAGTTTGCCGACAACAACGCTGACCAGAATGAATTCCAGGGAGACGGCATCAGCCTGAGCTGGACCTTCAACGCCCTGCAGGGCTTGGGGGAAATTAGAACAAATTAA